TGGATGTGCTTGCCGCTTGCGTCGACGTTTTTCTTGTCAATGAAACTTGAAAGACCCATGTCATACATCATAAGAGAGACGGGTTCGCCGGTGCGATAACGCCTGTCCATCTCTTCAAAGGAAAAGGCGCGTCGCTCTGATGCCTGTTCAAGGTATTCTCGTGCAACAATCCCACAACTGCCGCAGACTTCCTCTCCAGTATCGGTGTCCAAGATGAGCTGTCCCTTGCAGACCGAGCATGCTGCGTTTGTCTCTGTTTCTCGCTGTCCGGCTAACATAGGGAGAGACATGATTGGGTAATAATAAAGGTCTGTGCAGAAGCGCTTAGGAACGATTCTGCTAAACTATTTCGTGATACAATGCCTTGCCATGCCGTACTAGAATATTATTGCGGTCAAGTCATGTGCGAGCCTTAAGTACTGGGCGCGCCCCTGCGAAGGGCGCCGTCGCTGTCCTTGTACCTAAAGCTGCTGAGTTTTATCAGCTGATGATAAGAGCCGAACATGGACTCGTCGGCAGCATCAAGTACAGACCCGTCTTCCTCCTTTTCCACTTCCCTGTCAAATATCCTCAGAAGCCTGTATGACGTTGACCGCTGCGCAGGTGTTCTGCCGGCTGCGCGTATGAGTCCCCGGATTTCACGCGGACGCATCAGCTGACCGTGCTGCGAGCCGGCGGCAGTCGAGATGCTCTCGTTAATCAGGGTGCCTCCGAAATCATTGGCGCCGGCGGCAAGTAGGATTTGCGACATCTTTGGCCCTTCCTTGACCCACGACACCTGGATGTTCGGAATATGGTTATTCAGCATGATGCGCGCGATTGCATGCATTCTGAGCACCTCGTTTCCATCTGCGCCAGGCCGCAGGCCTGATACAGTCTGGTGAGAGAACATCGGAGCCTCGGTGTGCACAAAACTCAGGGGCACAAATTCGGAAAATCCGTGGGTTTCCTGCTGTATCTGACGCAAAAGTTCGATGTGGTTTGCTATCTGCTGCGGGGTTTCTTTGTGCCCGTACATGATAGTAGACGTCGTGGGTATGCCCATACCGTGCGCCTCTTTGATTATCCTTACCCAGTCCTGGACTCGAATCCTGCCCGGCGAAATCTCGTCTCGAAGGCCCTGGTCAAGTATTTCGGCAGCTGTTCCAGGAAGGCTCCCTACACCGGCTTCCTTGAGGCGGCGCAGATACTCCAGAGTCGAGGTCTCCGACCTCTGAGCCCCGTAAAGCACTTCTTCTGGCGAGAACGCGTGGATGTGGATGTCCGGCAGCTCATTCTTGACGGCCCGGCAGATTTCCACGTAAAGGTTGCCGTCCATCCTAGGCGGAAGTCCTGCCTGTATGCAGACTTCAGTCGCGCCCAGGCCGGCTGCTTCTTTTGCTCTTCGAACAATTTCGGAGGGGGGAAGCATGTACCCTTCTTCTTCCCTAAAGTCGCGGCTAAACGCGCAAAAGCCGCACTGCTTGACGCACACGTTTGTAAAGTTGACGTTTCGGTTTACGACATAAGTTACAATGTCGCCCACTGTCCTTTTCCGCAGTTCGTTGGCCGCGGCAAGGACGAGAGCCAGTTCAAGGCCGTTGCTGCGAAACAGTTCCACTGCCTGAGCAGCAGAGATATCCTTGCCGGCTAGGGCGTCGTCGAGGACAGAAGCAATGACGGGGTCTGTGTTTTTCATCAGACCTTCAAATGTCGTCAAAATATTCCTCCCTTACCAGGCCTGAACTGTCGACAAACACGGCGGTAAATGCTTCCAGCCGTTCCGATATAAATCCACCTTTGAGAAACTCGGGATAGACTGGCAGCCTGCCACGGAGATTCCTGCCCCTTGCTAGCGACACCTCGGCAACCTGCGAGACGGAGGGCCATGGAAATTCGGGATTGACATGGTCTATCGTGACAGGGGAAATTCCGCCCCAGTCGTTGATTCCGGCGTCAAGGTACAGGCCATAGGATTCCGGATTTAGGTTGGGCGGCGCTTGGATGTTCATTTTCTGCATCACCAATCGCGCGAGTGCCAGCGTGCGGATGAAGTAGTCCTCGCCTGCAGCAGGCGAGGAGGCCATTCCCGTTCTGGGCTTTGGCGCAAAATTCTGCAGGATAATCTCCTGAACGTGGCCATACCTCCTGCTCAGGTCCCGTAGCACAAAAAGAGAATCGACCATCTCTTCAAGACTCTCCCCAATGCCTACAAGAAGCCCGGTTGTGGTAGGAATGCCAAGTTCGCCGGCCGCGCTCAGGGTGTTGAGCCTTACCTTTGGGTGCTTGCTGGGCGCGCCCGCATGGGGCATACCCTTTTCCATCAGCCGCTCGCTTGATGACTCTAGCATAACACCGACGCTCACGTTCGTATCCTTTAACTGCGCAAGTTCCGACTTTGAGAGGCTTCCGGCGTTTGTGTGAGGAAGAAGACCGGTATTTTGGAGGACAAGTTCTGAGACCTCGCGAATATAGTCTACCAGGCTGGCGTGCCCAAGCGACCAGAGCCAGCTTTTGGCCTGTGCATATTTCTCCTCGGGCCTCTCCCCTGTCACGATCAGGGCTTCTGTGCAGCGCGTCCGCTGGCCCTGTTTAGCGAGGGCAAGCACTGCATCAGGGCTCATCATCGTGGCCCCCTGGCTGGACGGCTCCTTCTTGTAGGTGCAGTAAAGGCAGGTATCCCTGCACAGGTTGACAAGGTCGATAAAGATCTTTCGAGAGTAGGTAACGACAGGCTCTGGCTTGGCCCTGTCCCGGATTCTCGCTGCCGTGCTAACAAGCGCGCTTGTAGGACAGTCCTCGAAGAGGAGGAGTGCATCAGATTTCGCCGGTTCGTGCCCTTCAAGCGACTGCTGCAAGATTTCCCGAACTCCGGCATCTGCTGCCTCGTGAGCGCGAGTGTACAAGTGTATGCTAGACAGGCTCTCGCTATAATAAAGGATTTTTCAGGGCGAGGTGAGCTGGCTTGGCCTGGAAGCAAGCGTCGGTGTTATGTCGAGCGTCTTTCCGTCGCGGAGTACCGTCAATTTTATCGGGTCGCCGACTGCCTTTTGGCTTTCGAGATAAACCAAAATGTCGTCAATTTTGCGCACCGGCTTGTCGTCGATGCTGGTTATCACGTCGCCTCCTAGTTTGACATCAACACCTTCCACCTTTGTGCTTTGCGTCCCGCCCCTGAGTCCAGCCTTGTCCGCCGGCCCGCCCTTGACCACGTCAACGACCAGAAACCCGCGCGGCTCCTTGAGCCCTATTGCCTGGGCCAGACCTGGGGTCATGTCACGACCGGAAATCCCGAGCCAGGGATGCGAATACCCGCCGGATGTGACCAGCGAAGGTACGACCCTTGCCACGGTGTTTGCAGGAATTGCAAATCCGATCCCTGAAAACTGGCCAGTATTGGTATAGATTGCAGTGGTGATCCCAACGACCTCCCCGCGGAGGTTGAGAAGCGGTCCGCCAGAGTTGCCCGGATTTACAGGCGCATCGGTCTGTATCACACCGGGGATAGAAAACTGGCCTGCCTGATCGTTTGGCAAAAGGCGGCCGAGGCCGCTTACTATTCCCTCAGTCATAGAGCCGGAAAGGCCAAAAGGATTTCCTATCGCGGCCACCTGCTCGCCTATCCGAAGCTGGGTCGAGTTTGCAAGAGCAAGCGGCACAAGTTTGTCTTTGGGGACGTCCTTGACGTAAAGAACCGACAGATCGGTATACGGATCGGAACCTATGACCTGGGCGCGATAAATCGTCCCGTCAAGAAAAGTCACGTCGACGTTTCCAGAGACACTAACCACATGGTTGTTGGTTATCACATGTCCGTTGTCGTCATACACAAACCCCGAGCCGAGCCTGCTCTTGCTCGGGTCGGTGCTAGAGCTGTCGGTAATCTCAACAACTGATCGCTGGGTCTGGTTAAATAGATCCGGAAGGGAGAGAGGACTCGTGGAGGCATCGGGATTGGTTATTCTTCCGACCTCAAACGCAGTCTTTTGGAGCCCTGTCCTGTCCACAGAGGTCTGGGCTGCCGGCGCCTGCTGAGACTGACCGTTGTCGGTGCTCCCGCCAGGACTGGTCCGGGGGATAATTGACTGAATGCTAAAAAACGGCGAAATGGCTATCGCAATCGCGGCCACCGCGATCGCAATAGATACTCCAAGTATCATCTTGTTCAATGAGGCTCAGCCGGGCTACGGCAGGCTTACAATATTTACCATTCGGATAAGTGCGGATTACCTTCCAAGGTAAAGCGGGAGTCCATCCTCCCTTTCCTCAAGAAATTCTGCCAGCCGGCGGTAATGCTGCAGGAACTCGCGACCAGACTCGGTCGTCCTGTATACAATGCCTTCGCTTCCCTTTCCATCCTGTAACAGCAGGCCGCGCTGCAAGAGCTCTCCAAGGTAGAGGTGTACCTGTTCGTAGCTTAGATTGCCGCGGTACATGATGTGTGTCTTTTTTATTCCGCTTGTCGCAAGACCCAGTATGTCACCCATTATCTGAATCTTGCCACGGTTGTTCTTGCGCTCCGCCAAAGTCTTAGTTGTTGACATCATTCCAGTGGGATTTGTGTAACTGTCCATACAGATTAGGAGCACGCTCCTGAACCGGCCCGAAACGCCCGTTCCATCGTTTTTTCCGACAAGTACGTTCAGAAGAAAATCAGCGCAGTGGGTTCTGCTGCTCTGTTACCGTGTACTGCCTGTCTCGCCAGTTCACTGCGTTTTCCTTCTTGGCATCGGCTAAAGCCGAAAAGAAGCCAAAGGAGACCATTGCTCCCCCAAGCGGAGCGCCGAGGCCGTATGCAGGCTTTTCATAAATTCCGTACTTGCACTGAGCTACACTCGTAGTCAGGATAAGGGCGACGGCTGCCAGGTTAAGCGCGAACAATATTCCAGCGCTGGGCTCAAGACCCAAGCCAAAATGCGCAAATGCCGAGTACGGCAGAACGACAAACGGCTCGAAAAGAATGAAAAATACCGCTACGGTCATGAGAACCGCGTTTCGGCGATGCTGGTAATACAGCGGTATCATCAGTCGCCTCAGTCCATGCCACAGCGAGGGCAAATCGCGCGCCCAGACGGCGCTGACCTGACGCTCGCCGCGGACCATTTTCAATGCAAGCCCCATTTCCTTGACCCGGGCGCCCAGGGCGCCGTCCTCGACAAGCTCGTGCCGTACTGCAGAATGGGTGCCTGCCTGCTCGTATGCGCGCCGGGATATTATGTAAAAACTTCCAAAGAAATAGCCTGTCTTTGTCTTGGGGTCGTTTACGCGAAGCGCAGAAAACCGGGTGTGCAAAAAGACGGATAGAATTGGCAGCGTCACTCTTGTCCAGAAATCATTACAGACTAGTTTTGGAACGGCCGAGAGCGCGTCAAGTTTGTCTGAGAGGAGCCTGTTTACCGCAAGCGATATTGAAGCTGGCGAATGGACGGTGTCCGCGTCGGTAAATAGCAACAGCTCTCCGCGGGACTGCTGATAGCCCTCAATGCAGGCCCAGTTCTTGCCCGCCCATCCCGGCGGCTTGGGCCTTGCCTCGACGTGGACTATCCTCTTGTCCCTGCGCGCATAATCTGACAGAATTCCGGCCGTCCCGTCGGTGGACGAGTCGTTTATGACCACTATCTCAAGGTTGTCATAGTCCTGACCAAGCAGGCTCTCAAGGCACTTTGCGATGTACCTTTCCTCGTTTCGGGCCGGCAGAATCACGCTTACAAGCGGATGAGGTGATTGCGCTTTCTGAGCGTCGTCAAGCCTTGGGGAGCATTTGAACGACTTTGCCATGTAGGACAGGAAATACACCCAGACTCCGGCAACGCCTATCATGATTGCGGCAAGCAAAAAATCAATCGCGTCAAGCGCTGAAAAGCCGCTCATATTCCCATCCCGCCACCGTCAGGCAGTCCACAATGCATCAATTCGCGACGCAGGCAGGCTGAACCGCAGACTACTGTTCCGACGCCTTTGCAATCCTTGTCAGCGCCTCTTCGGTTCCCTCGGCAATGTGCTTCTTGACCATTCCTCCGAACATCCCAAGAAAGCCAGCGAATTTGATGTTCCAGTCGACGTCAACGCGGGTTTTGTTTTCGCCCTGAGGCTCCAGCCGGACCGTCTTGGTTCCGGTAAGCGGGCCGTCGATAATCCGGATTTCAACCAGCTTATTTTCTTCAAGCGTTACCGTCTGGCGGCATTTCGAGTCCTTGAACGAGATTATCACCTCGCGTTCGACCGTGTTCCCGTTCCTGCTAATGTTCTTTACAGACTTTGTCCCGTGCCAATAGGTAGGCTCGTTGTCGATGTCGCCTACAACTTGCCAGACTCTTGAAACCGGGGCCGCAATCTCGCGGCTGGTCTTTATTTCTACCAATTGACAGGATATGCTATGCAGGGCCCACTATATTTGTCATGGGTTCAATCACGAAAACGGGGCACCTGTCCTAATTCAATGCCGTTTCCCTTCTTCACAATAAATCCGCAGCTCATTTCCGGCTTCAGGCGTCCCCTGACAAGCAGGCACTTCAATCGCCCGCCGAGATAATATTTGCAGTCCCGGCACTGGAAGCCCCGCGCACCTTCAGAAATGACGTGCCCCTCCTTGAAGGTCAGCTTGGTCGATTTGTTCACTTGAATCCAGACGAGGTCTCCAGGCAGCATGCCCTCACCCTTTGGGGAAAAGTACTGCGACAGCCCCCGGCTATTGTCAACCTCGCCCGCTACGACGTGGCACCGTCGCTCGTCTCCAAGGTTGAACTTGCACTTGACGCAGCATTTCTTCCGCGTACCTTTTTCATGATACACCGCTTTCTTTTTTGTTACCTTTCTCTTCGAGGCAAGGACATTCAAAAAAGCTAGGTCCGGGGCAGAAAGGTCGTCTTCGTCCTGAGGTCCCAGCGACTTGGCAAAGGCGGATTCTTTGGCTTCGGACGTATTTTCTCAGCTCTGCATGTCCGGTATTGTATTTAACTGTCGCAAGATAACCCGGCCGGCGAGAGCCACCCTCATATTGCAGATCCGCTCACGCAAAGCCGCAATGAGGCATTAGTCCTGCAGGGCGATTGGCTTTGGGGGCCGGCGCCGCCGTAAGAATCGGCAATCCAGACAAGAGCACGCAGACACCTCGATACCATCGGAAACGAGGCGCTTGTTCCTCTGGCCTCCAGGCGCTGCTGAACAATCGGGGGCCTACGCATCTGCAATCCGGGGCGAGGCTTCGGGGTGCGCGTCCCTCCTATGCAGTTCCATTTCCTCAAGCCGCTCGTACTTGTCGTTGCAAATGTCGCAGCTGACCCGCCTTGACCTTTTGCGGCGGGCCAGGGAATTGCCAAGTCTGGCAAGATAAATGTCAATGCCCCACATGCCAGCAATTTGCCCACTATGCCTTTATAGAGTTACCAAACTTTCTTCGGATTCCAGCCGCGGTCACGCGCCTGGCGCGTTTGCCACGGCAACCTGCGAAGATTGCAAGCGGGTTTTCTTTCTCTAATACTAAATCCAATGCCATGTCATACGTGTCATGGTAATAGATCTCGAGGATTGGGAATCGCTTGTCAACAAGCCGGTGTTTACCGCCGACGGGAAGGACATAGGCGTCGTTGCAGATGTCCAACCAGAGAGGATACTGGTGACGTACGGGCCCATAACGCCGGACAAATACATAATCCCCAAGTCGTCTGTCGAGCGCGTCGAAAAAGGCGTGGTTTATCTAAGCGAAACGGGCAAAACGGTGGAACAGGACTACAAATACGAGTAAGTCTTTGTTAAGTCCTTGTCTGTAAATCGACAAACGCAGCGCCACAAAAGCTGCAATAGATAGTGTGGTTAAAGTCTTCATAGACGTCTATGCTGCAGTTGCAGTTCATGCAGCCTATCAGCTTGCGGACCTCTTTTTTCTGCGGGTGCTCATTGAGCGTGACATAGCCTTTTGGTGAAGACACTTGGAATGATTTGGGTGCATCTGCTCATAAATTCAAACGTGTACTTGCCTGCTACACATGGTCGGGAGGAGTTTGGAATTTTTAAAAGAAATGATGGACGAATAGTACCATGGCAGATGGTAATGCCCAGACGTCCCCGGCCCGCGCCGTTTCGGTCAGGGAAGAGTATAGACGGTTTCTCCGAAAGGCAAAGGACCTTTTTCCCAAGGTTGACCAGAAACTCCTGCTAAACATATTGCAGTTTGAGACAGAATACTCTGACTGGGAAGGTGGTGTCCTGCTAAAGGTAGTCTACCCGTCTGGCACAGACATAGATGCCAAAAAGGAGATGTTTTACTCCAGATACGGGTGGATGTCTTCTATCGAGGAAGACAAGACCCTCCGTATGAAGGCAATACGCATGTACGTGGAAGAAATTGACAGGATGCTCGACTGGGATAGCGACATCATTTACATTACAGGCTCGGCGACGCTGACGCCTGCGCATTCATATTCAGCCTAACCTTGTGCAGAATAATGTCCGCTTATCTACCGGGCTAATCTGCCGTTGCAACTGTATTAAGCAATGTGTACAAAGTAATAGGTCACAAATGGATGCAAAGTCCAAGGGAAGGCCGACTTATGATTGCCCGATATGCGGCAAGGTGTTTCCAAGCGCACTTGACAAGGAGGAGCACCTGAAAATTGACCATCATGTAGGTATGAACACGCAGGCCTGAAGGATAGCTGAATACCCCCTCCCCCTCAAGTGCTCCAGAGGATATTAACTAAAATCGGTACTGGATGTCACAATGTCAACAGTTCAGGCGGAAGCATCAAAACCGCAAAAAAAGATGCAGGAATGCAATCGCTGCAAGGCAGCCGGCTTTTCGGGCCAAATGATCTCTTTCGAGAAGATTGGCGCAGACCCGGCGACAGGAAGAATTAGGTGGAAACTGGTAGACGAGA
The DNA window shown above is from Nitrososphaera sp. and carries:
- the cofH gene encoding 5-amino-6-(D-ribitylamino)uracil--L-tyrosine 4-hydroxyphenyl transferase CofH — translated: MKNTDPVIASVLDDALAGKDISAAQAVELFRSNGLELALVLAAANELRKRTVGDIVTYVVNRNVNFTNVCVKQCGFCAFSRDFREEEGYMLPPSEIVRRAKEAAGLGATEVCIQAGLPPRMDGNLYVEICRAVKNELPDIHIHAFSPEEVLYGAQRSETSTLEYLRRLKEAGVGSLPGTAAEILDQGLRDEISPGRIRVQDWVRIIKEAHGMGIPTTSTIMYGHKETPQQIANHIELLRQIQQETHGFSEFVPLSFVHTEAPMFSHQTVSGLRPGADGNEVLRMHAIARIMLNNHIPNIQVSWVKEGPKMSQILLAAGANDFGGTLINESISTAAGSQHGQLMRPREIRGLIRAAGRTPAQRSTSYRLLRIFDREVEKEEDGSVLDAADESMFGSYHQLIKLSSFRYKDSDGALRRGAPST
- the cofG gene encoding 7,8-didemethyl-8-hydroxy-5-deazariboflavin synthase CofG, with amino-acid sequence MYTRAHEAADAGVREILQQSLEGHEPAKSDALLLFEDCPTSALVSTAARIRDRAKPEPVVTYSRKIFIDLVNLCRDTCLYCTYKKEPSSQGATMMSPDAVLALAKQGQRTRCTEALIVTGERPEEKYAQAKSWLWSLGHASLVDYIREVSELVLQNTGLLPHTNAGSLSKSELAQLKDTNVSVGVMLESSSERLMEKGMPHAGAPSKHPKVRLNTLSAAGELGIPTTTGLLVGIGESLEEMVDSLFVLRDLSRRYGHVQEIILQNFAPKPRTGMASSPAAGEDYFIRTLALARLVMQKMNIQAPPNLNPESYGLYLDAGINDWGGISPVTIDHVNPEFPWPSVSQVAEVSLARGRNLRGRLPVYPEFLKGGFISERLEAFTAVFVDSSGLVREEYFDDI
- a CDS encoding DUF2171 domain-containing protein — protein: MVIDLEDWESLVNKPVFTADGKDIGVVADVQPERILVTYGPITPDKYIIPKSSVERVEKGVVYLSETGKTVEQDYKYE
- a CDS encoding winged helix-turn-helix domain-containing protein; this encodes MDSYTNPTGMMSTTKTLAERKNNRGKIQIMGDILGLATSGIKKTHIMYRGNLSYEQVHLYLGELLQRGLLLQDGKGSEGIVYRTTESGREFLQHYRRLAEFLEEREDGLPLYLGR
- a CDS encoding SRPBCC family protein → MVEIKTSREIAAPVSRVWQVVGDIDNEPTYWHGTKSVKNISRNGNTVEREVIISFKDSKCRQTVTLEENKLVEIRIIDGPLTGTKTVRLEPQGENKTRVDVDWNIKFAGFLGMFGGMVKKHIAEGTEEALTRIAKASEQ
- a CDS encoding trypsin-like peptidase domain-containing protein; translated protein: MILGVSIAIAVAAIAIAISPFFSIQSIIPRTSPGGSTDNGQSQQAPAAQTSVDRTGLQKTAFEVGRITNPDASTSPLSLPDLFNQTQRSVVEITDSSSTDPSKSRLGSGFVYDDNGHVITNNHVVSVSGNVDVTFLDGTIYRAQVIGSDPYTDLSVLYVKDVPKDKLVPLALANSTQLRIGEQVAAIGNPFGLSGSMTEGIVSGLGRLLPNDQAGQFSIPGVIQTDAPVNPGNSGGPLLNLRGEVVGITTAIYTNTGQFSGIGFAIPANTVARVVPSLVTSGGYSHPWLGISGRDMTPGLAQAIGLKEPRGFLVVDVVKGGPADKAGLRGGTQSTKVEGVDVKLGGDVITSIDDKPVRKIDDILVYLESQKAVGDPIKLTVLRDGKTLDITPTLASRPSQLTSP
- a CDS encoding glycosyltransferase, with the protein product MSGFSALDAIDFLLAAIMIGVAGVWVYFLSYMAKSFKCSPRLDDAQKAQSPHPLVSVILPARNEERYIAKCLESLLGQDYDNLEIVVINDSSTDGTAGILSDYARRDKRIVHVEARPKPPGWAGKNWACIEGYQQSRGELLLFTDADTVHSPASISLAVNRLLSDKLDALSAVPKLVCNDFWTRVTLPILSVFLHTRFSALRVNDPKTKTGYFFGSFYIISRRAYEQAGTHSAVRHELVEDGALGARVKEMGLALKMVRGERQVSAVWARDLPSLWHGLRRLMIPLYYQHRRNAVLMTVAVFFILFEPFVVLPYSAFAHFGLGLEPSAGILFALNLAAVALILTTSVAQCKYGIYEKPAYGLGAPLGGAMVSFGFFSALADAKKENAVNWRDRQYTVTEQQNPLR